A region of the Vibrio tubiashii genome:
ATCTTCGCTTGCCACTTGTTACCTTCACCAAAGTTGTAGGTTAGACCCACTGAGTAAGAGTGCTCTGTCTCATCGCTGCCTTTGGTATCTTGCGCTTCAGCAATACGGTAGTAAGCAAAGTAGCCTAAGCCGTTAGAGAAACCACCTTGAGAGCCCAATAGGTAAGTTTGGTTATCCCAGTACTTTTCGTTCTTGCCTTCCATTGTGTCGTAGTTCATTTCGTACGCTAAGTCGAACTGAACCCAACCCCAGTCACCGTTGAACTGCTGGTGAGCAGCCATACCGTGCCAGTAGTTGCTACCCGCTTTTGTGCTACTTGTACCGCCCGCCCGATCTTGACCAGCACCTGCTGCGATATCCATGGTGAAGCCTTTCCACAACTCATTGGTATCCCAGCGAATGGTGTCGGATTGACGGTCATTAAAGTTGTTACCGCCAATATTGCCACCCCAGTCCCAAACGTTACCCATACCTGGGTTGGTCGCTGGCCAGTCAATCAATTCGTAAATTGGCGTTAGTACGCGGCCTAGGCGAACTTTACCAATCGTGTCATGTTCAAAACCAACAAAGGTATCACGACGACCTAGATAGCCATTACCACCATCTTCACCTGCAAATGACTCATCAACGTAGCCTGACTCGATTTGCCACAAGAATGTCCAGTTATCCCAGCTATCGAACTTCGCTGTACCACGCCAACCAAGGCGAGATTCGTTGTTGAACTGAACACCATCGTTCTGTGGTGAGTTGTCGTAATCACGGTTTGCTACCTGCATAGCAATCAAACCATAGATACCTTGCTCATATTTAGCTTCTGCGGGATTCAGGTTCGTATCTGCGGCGGCCATGCCAGAGAAACCTAATACAACGGTAGAAACCGCTGCGCCAAGAAGTGTCTTTTTGAACATAGACATAGTATTAACCCCTAGTAATTATTCATTTTGGTCGTTTTTCTTAGTACCCCTCTCCCACTTATCAATTGGTGTTCGAGGGGAACTATTTATGGACAGGGGCATGGTGACAAACTTTTTTCGCTGCAAAAAACGAGGCGAAAAATAATCTGACTACGTTCAAATCAAAAAAAACACAAACAAGATAAAACATTTAAAAACAGCAAGTTAAAATCACAAATCAATAAACAAAAACGTCAAAACACTCAGTTACAATCAAATCAACCAGTTAACTAAGGGAAATTTTCGGCGCAGATCACCGTAAATTTTTATTCCTTTATAGGTATTAACAAGTTTCCCAGTAAAAGTTTGAAATCTCTCGCAATCATCTGAGCTAACAATTTTCAAATAATTCTAATTTTGACGTTTTGGTTTAAAGGCTTGACCTTACCCTTGAGGTAAGGTTTAGGCTAAGTAACAGTTCCATTTTTCGAGGTGTTGATATGTCTAAGTTTGATATTCCATTGTCAGGATTAAACTGTATGGGATGCGCACGTAATGTAGAGCGAGCCCTTACCGCAGAACACCAAGTACAGATTCACCAGCTGTCCCCAACCTTTATCTCGTTGGATACCGACAGTTCATTCTCATCAATCGCGAAAGTGGTGGAGAAACTCGGCTATTCAGCAGGCAATCAGCATCATTTTTTCTTAACTGGACTAAATTGTGGTAAATGCGTCGCCAAACTTGAGCAAGCATTGGCACAAGATCCGCTCAATGGCACATTCGCAGTTTCGAAAACAGAATTAGCCATTACTACCCTACGAACAGCTGACGAAGTTACACAGTTAGTTGCATCACTTGGCTATCAAGCTAACCAAGAGACAATTGAACTTGATGAAATTGAAACTTCTACCACTGAGGCAGATATCCCTGTCAGCCCTATAGAAGAAGTATCGGCTCACTCCTTCCATCTACTTATATCCGGCATGACCTGTGCGAGCTGTGTCTCATCCGTGGAGAAGGCTCTGATTTCTGTTAAAGGCGTTCAAAAAGCTCAGGTCAATTTAGCAGAGCAAAGCGCGTTAGTTTTTAGTACAGAACCAAAAGAGCAGATTGAAGCCGAGCTTGTTACCACTGTCAAAGAAGCAGGTTATCAAGCTCAAATCATTGATGACCCAGCAACGCAGCAACAAAAACAGATTGAGCAACAAGAGCAGGCGCAAACACAGCATAGAAAAAGTGCGTTAGCAGGTATTGTTGTCGGTGCTCCACTGATGCTCTGGGGAGTGTTTGGCGGCAACATGATGATTCGCAACAGCCAAGACCAACTGGCTTGGGGAGTCATTGGTGTTATCTGCTTTTGGCTATTAGCAACCGCAGGGCGAAGCTTTTTTACTAATGCATGGCAAGCGCTTACTCACAAACGAGCGACGATGGATACCTTAGTCGCGCTTGGTACAGGCGCAGCTTGGTTGTTTTCCATGTTAGTAGTCACTATCCCAGAATGGTTTCCACTTTCTTCAAGACACGTTTACTTTGAGGCGAGCGCGATGATCGTCGGATTAATCTCACTCGGTCACTATATAGAGGCTAAAGCGAAAGCTAAAACGACCCGCTCGCTACAAGCCTTAGTGAATCTTCAACCACAGAACGCCACTCTAGTCACTGGGGATGGTGAACGTGAGATTCCGCTTGAGCAAGTCACCTTAGGCATGAAACTAAGAGTCAAACCCGGTGAGAAGGTGCCCGTAGATGGTGTGGTCGAGAGTGGCGAGTCTTATCTGGATGAATCTATGCTCACCGGCGAGCCAGTTCCAGTATACAAAGCATTAGGTGAGACAGTTTCAGCAGGCACCATCAATCAAGATGGCAGCTTAGTGATAACCGCTTCAGGCATCGGTAGCGATACCATGCTGTCGAGAATCATCACTATGGTTCGAGAAGCTCAAAGCAGTAAACCTGCAATTGCCAAGCTCGCCGATCAAATTTCATCGATATTCGTACCGGTTGTGGTTGCCATCGCGATTGTTTCTGCACTTGTATGGTTTATGTTTGGTCCAGAGCCAAAAGCCAGTTATATGTTAGTAGTGACTACCACAGTGCTAATCATCGCTTGCCCTTGTGCGCTAGGGCTAGCAACACCATTGTCAGTTACAGTTGGAATAGGTAAAGCTGCTGAGATGGGTATTTTAATCAAAGATGCCGATGTCCTTCAGTTCGCAAGCAAAATAGATACGGTTGTATTTGATAAGACCGGAACCTTGACCAAAGGGAAGCCGCAAGTTCAAGCCGTTCATTCAGTCTCCAATGACGTTGACCGCCTACTTGCCTTGGCCGCTTCAGTTGAAAAACAATCAGAGCATCCTCTGGCTAAAGCCATTGTTAATCAAGCCAACGAGAAGCAACTCACTCTCGTTGATGTAGAGAACTTTGAGAGTCGCCGTGGGCAAGGTGTTTTTGCCCAGTATCAACACGAAGAGATTGCGATTGTCTCACTCAACTATGCTCAGGCGCAGTCGTGGGAAATGTCCTCTATAGAGGCAGAAATTCGTCATTACTTAGATAACGCTTGGACTCCGGTGGTTATCTCGGTGAACGCTGAAGTCGTTGGTACTATCGCTATTGCCGATCCGATTAAGGAAGACGCAAAGCAAGCGGTCTCCATGCTAAAAGCAATGGGTATTACACCTGTCATGCTCACAGGAGACAACCAATCCGTCGCACAAGCCATCGCGACTCAATTAGGTATTGAACGCGTCATCGCTCAGGTGCTGCCAGATCAGAAAGCGAGCCATATTGAACAACTTCAGAGTGAAGGTCGTACGGTTGCCATGATTGGTGATGGCGTCAACGATGCACCCGCTCTCGCTTTAGCTAATATCGGTATCGCAATGGGCAGCGGCAGCGACGTCGCGATTGAAAGCGCACAAATTACCTTGATCAACTCATCGCCAGTCTCTGTTATCAAGGCCATTGAGTTGTCGAAAGCAACACTGCGTAACATGAAACAAAACCTATTTGGCGCATTCATCTACAATTCACTAGGTATCCCACTTGCCGCCGGGGTACTTTATCCAGCTTTCGGCTTTTTGCTCAGCCCTGTTATCGCAGGTGCAGCAATGGCCCTATCATCAATAACGGTGGTGAGTAACGCCAACCGTCTAAGACTATTTAACACTTCCGAGAGGTCACTATGAATAGAAAAGCTCTAAGTTTGGCTACCCTTGCACTTTTGTCTGGTCAAGCGTTAGCTGCTGATGTCATCAACCATAAATCACCTTATTGTGGTTGCTGTACGGAGTGGACCAAACACATGCAAGATGCTGGGTTTAATGTCGATGAAAAACTGCATGAAAACATGAACCCTATAAAACAGAAACTCGGAATTACACCAGAGCTTGCTTCGTGTCATACAGCTGAGATCAATGGCTATGTATTTGAAGGGCATATCCCGGCCGAAGACATTAAAGCCTTCTTAGAAAACCCACCACGTAATGCAAAAGGGCTTGCGGTTCCAGGCATGCCGATGGGCTCTCCAGGTATGGAATATGGCAATGAAAAAGATGAGTATTCCGTCTATGCATTTAATGAAAAGGGTCAAGTATTCGCTTACCGACACTACGAAGGTAATAAATAACGGATTCTGTTGACTCAGTTTGTGTTGCACTTTAATTCAGTTTGACGAGTTAAAGTGCAATAAAGATCCAATTAAATCAAAAATATAGATCTAAATTAACATCAAGTGTAACTACGTTTACTTTTGTTTTTCGCATTATTCCTCTCTCTCAGATAACTTTCTCGCCAACTTAACGACGCCCAGTAAATGGCGTTCAATCAACTCTAGTTGCAACCCGTCTACTTGTACCGGAAGGCAGCAATGAGTACTCGTTACCTAACAAAATTGAGAAGCACTATGCGTAAACATCTACTGATTGCAGCGGCAGCTGCTGTGGTTTCACTACCAACTTTCGCTAATTCACCTTACATTGCGGTAGAACTTGCTGGCGGTAAATACAGCACTTCAGCGGCAGATGCCGAAAGCAAAACTATCGTTGATAAACTTGACAATGCAGGCTCTTTTGCAATTAAAGGCGGCTCTTACCTAACTGAGAATGTACGTGTTTATGGTTACTTGCAATACAACGGCGAGTCAGAATTGAGCATCATCGATCCTGAAGAAAATGCTCAAGTTAAGTTTCAGCTAGATGGATACCAGTTTGGCGCAGGTTCTGACTACGTTTATCACATTGACAAAAGTTTCTATGTACTAGCCGGCGGTTCACTAGGTTACTACAACAGTGAACTTGAAACTAAAGTGACGCCAGCTATGGGCTTGAGCGCTTCAACAACGAGCAAAAACTCAGGCTTAACCTATGGCCTAAATGCAGGTCTAGGCTACATGTTTACTGACCACTTTGGCATGGAAGCTGGCTACCGATTCAACTACTTTACTGGCAACGAGCATAAAGTAGATGACGAAGTGCTTGGTAAGTTTAAGTCTTCAAACCAAGGCTACATCAACGCGACTTACAAGTTCTAATTATTGAAGTTAACTCGGTGTGTGTACCCCTAACGCACCGAGTTTCTCACAAATGATACAGCCAAACTTACTTATGAAGGGATCTATAAGTCGGAAGAATATTTTTGTAGAATGCGCGGCGTCTTTTCGCTCCCCTGTGACTCGTATGAATATACTCGCTCAAGCCAAGCAAAGCGGCCAACTCATCGCTATTGCTCACTTACTCTATGATCCTGAACATAAAACGCTGACCAATGGCGGCAATGAAATTGCGCTAGAGCCGCGTAATGTCGCTTTGTTAGAGGTATTGCTATCCAATGTCGGTGAGCCAACCTCCATCGAGCAGTTTATTGAGCAAGTTTGGGAAAATCAGTACATCTCAAAAAATGTGGTCACAAACCGCATCAGTTTGCTACGCAACCTGCTAAGAGAACATGTCCCTGATATTGACTCGACCAAATTGATCGTGACCTATCCTAAAAGAGGCTACTACATACCAAACAGTCATGTGCAATTGGTCAGTTCATCTAATGTAAACCTAGATTCAGACAAACAGACCTCTGCAAGTCATCAACGAAA
Encoded here:
- a CDS encoding DUF411 domain-containing protein, translated to MNRKALSLATLALLSGQALAADVINHKSPYCGCCTEWTKHMQDAGFNVDEKLHENMNPIKQKLGITPELASCHTAEINGYVFEGHIPAEDIKAFLENPPRNAKGLAVPGMPMGSPGMEYGNEKDEYSVYAFNEKGQVFAYRHYEGNK
- a CDS encoding porin translates to MSMFKKTLLGAAVSTVVLGFSGMAAADTNLNPAEAKYEQGIYGLIAMQVANRDYDNSPQNDGVQFNNESRLGWRGTAKFDSWDNWTFLWQIESGYVDESFAGEDGGNGYLGRRDTFVGFEHDTIGKVRLGRVLTPIYELIDWPATNPGMGNVWDWGGNIGGNNFNDRQSDTIRWDTNELWKGFTMDIAAGAGQDRAGGTSSTKAGSNYWHGMAAHQQFNGDWGWVQFDLAYEMNYDTMEGKNEKYWDNQTYLLGSQGGFSNGLGYFAYYRIAEAQDTKGSDETEHSYSVGLTYNFGEGNKWQAKIARAENLGLEVDGKDIEGTKDNVTSMQLMYSVDTNAVVYARYAMNDLENTGTTGEGYQGRWKSDSFDEASVGIEYWF
- a CDS encoding heavy metal translocating P-type ATPase, which gives rise to MSKFDIPLSGLNCMGCARNVERALTAEHQVQIHQLSPTFISLDTDSSFSSIAKVVEKLGYSAGNQHHFFLTGLNCGKCVAKLEQALAQDPLNGTFAVSKTELAITTLRTADEVTQLVASLGYQANQETIELDEIETSTTEADIPVSPIEEVSAHSFHLLISGMTCASCVSSVEKALISVKGVQKAQVNLAEQSALVFSTEPKEQIEAELVTTVKEAGYQAQIIDDPATQQQKQIEQQEQAQTQHRKSALAGIVVGAPLMLWGVFGGNMMIRNSQDQLAWGVIGVICFWLLATAGRSFFTNAWQALTHKRATMDTLVALGTGAAWLFSMLVVTIPEWFPLSSRHVYFEASAMIVGLISLGHYIEAKAKAKTTRSLQALVNLQPQNATLVTGDGEREIPLEQVTLGMKLRVKPGEKVPVDGVVESGESYLDESMLTGEPVPVYKALGETVSAGTINQDGSLVITASGIGSDTMLSRIITMVREAQSSKPAIAKLADQISSIFVPVVVAIAIVSALVWFMFGPEPKASYMLVVTTTVLIIACPCALGLATPLSVTVGIGKAAEMGILIKDADVLQFASKIDTVVFDKTGTLTKGKPQVQAVHSVSNDVDRLLALAASVEKQSEHPLAKAIVNQANEKQLTLVDVENFESRRGQGVFAQYQHEEIAIVSLNYAQAQSWEMSSIEAEIRHYLDNAWTPVVISVNAEVVGTIAIADPIKEDAKQAVSMLKAMGITPVMLTGDNQSVAQAIATQLGIERVIAQVLPDQKASHIEQLQSEGRTVAMIGDGVNDAPALALANIGIAMGSGSDVAIESAQITLINSSPVSVIKAIELSKATLRNMKQNLFGAFIYNSLGIPLAAGVLYPAFGFLLSPVIAGAAMALSSITVVSNANRLRLFNTSERSL
- a CDS encoding outer membrane beta-barrel protein; the protein is MRKHLLIAAAAAVVSLPTFANSPYIAVELAGGKYSTSAADAESKTIVDKLDNAGSFAIKGGSYLTENVRVYGYLQYNGESELSIIDPEENAQVKFQLDGYQFGAGSDYVYHIDKSFYVLAGGSLGYYNSELETKVTPAMGLSASTTSKNSGLTYGLNAGLGYMFTDHFGMEAGYRFNYFTGNEHKVDDEVLGKFKSSNQGYINATYKF